CCGCGTGTCAGGATCTTCGCGGGTTAACCCGTCGGCTCTTCGAGCTTCACGCCACGCTCCCGCGCGCGCTTCATCATCTCCTCGTGGTGCCGGGCGCGAATCTGCTCGCGCTCCGCGTCACTGCCGGCATTGCGCATCTGTTCCATGTGCTGCAGACGCTCCTGCTCGGTCATCATCTCGCTGCCGAAGATCTCCTCGTCCTGGTGGATGCGCTCGCGCAGCTGGTCCTGGTCGCGATCCTGCTGCTGCAGGCGGTCCTGGTCCTTGTCCTGGTCGCGGTCGCGGTCCTGATCCTGGTTACGATCCTTGTCCTGGTCACGATCCTGCTGCTGCAGGCGGTCCTGGTCCTTCATTGCCACCTTGTCGGGCGATACCACCCGCTCGCGGCTCTGGACCCGTTCCATTTGCCGTTCCTGCGTCGTCTGGCCGGCACGCTCCTTGGCGCCCTGTTGCGCCCAGGCCCCTGCAGACACGACAAGCGCGGAGGTGGCCAGTGCCATCAGTATGAATGTCCTCGTTTTCACGGTACTACCTCCTTCGAGCTGTATGTCAGCTCGTCCCACTCACAGCATCGGTCCTGGCCGCCTTGCTGGCTATGGGGCTTTCACCCCATTCCGGGCCCAATGAGACGGGATGGAGGTCAGCCCGTGTTCTGCAGCCCGTGGGCGATGCCGTTGACCGACAACAGGAGGGCGCGAAACAGCGCCTCGTCCTCGCGCCCGCCTTCGCGCCAGCGCCGCAGCAGGTCCACCTGCAGCAGGCTCATGGGGTCGACGTAGGGATTGCGCAGGCGGATGGTGCGGTTGAGGGTTGCATCGTTCGCCAGCAGCTCGTCGGTGCCCTTCAGCCGCAGCACCAGGTCGACGGTACGCCGGTATTCGGCCTCGATGAGCTCGGCATAAGGCCGTGCCGGCGACTCGGCGAGCTCGGCATAGCGCCGCGCAATGCCCAGGTCGCACTTGGCCAGCACCATCTCGAGGTCGTCGAGCATGGCGCGCATGAACATCCAGCGCTCGAACATCTCCTTGAGCGGCGCTTCGCCGTGGCGTGCCACCGCGGCCTCGAGGCCGTGGCCGACGCCGTACCAGCCCGGCAGGATGGCGCGTGTCTGTGTCCACGCGAACACCCAGGGAATGGCGCGCAGGTCGCGAATGCCCTGCATCTGGCGCCGCGCCGGCGGGCGCGAGCCGATGCGCATGCGCTCAATGACGTCGATCGGCGTGGCCTGGCGGAAATAGGCGTAGAAGCCGTCGTCCTCGTGGACCAGCGCGCGGTAGGCGCTGCGGCTCTCGGCGCTGATGTCTTCCATCACCTGGCGCCACAGCGGCGGCGGCGCGTCGCCGCCGTCCCGCAGCGTGGCCTCGGCCACGGAGCTGGCGGCCTGCTCCAGGGTGCGGATGGCGATGCCGCGCAGGCCGTACTTGGCGTTGATGATCTCGCCCTGCTCGGTGACACGCAGGCGCCCGCGCACGGCGCCGCGGGGAGCCGCCAATGCTGCAGTGTGCGTGCGCCCGCCGCCGCGGCTGATGGTGCCGCCGCGGCCGTGAAACAGCGTCAGGTCGAGGTTGCGGGACTCGGCCACCGCCACCAGGCGTTCCTCGGCCTGGTGCAGCGCCCAGCGTGCTGCTGCGATGCCGGAGCCCTTGTTGGAGTCGGAATAGCCGATCATCACCATCTGCCGCCGCCGGCGGGTCTCGAGATGCGCCTGGTAGACGCGGTCGTCGAGCAGCTCGGCGAAGATCTCCGGCCCGCGCTCGAGGTCGTCCACCGTCTCGAGCAGCGGTGCGATGTCGAGCGGCACCACGCCGTTTTCATCCGCCAGTCCGGCCCAGCGCGCCAGCAGCAGCACCGAGAGCACGTCGTCCGCGCCCTGTGCCATGGAGATGATGTAGGGACCGATCGCCCGCTCGCCGTAGGTCGCCAGGCATTCGCCGGCGGCGCGGAACACCTCCAGGGTCTTCTCCGCCGCCGCGTCGTCCACCAGCGGGCACAGCGCGCCCTCGTCCAGCAGCTGCTGCAGGCGGGCGGTGCGCTCGGCGCGCGGGCGCTGCATCCAGGCCTCGTCGCGCAGGCAATGGGCGATGCACTGCCGGTGCACTTCGGAGTCCTGGCGCAGGTCGAGGGTGGCGAGATGGAAGCGGAAGGTCTCGGCCCGGCGCTGCAACCGTTTCACGGCGTAAAGCCCGGCAT
This window of the Thioalkalivibrio sp. XN279 genome carries:
- the ppc gene encoding phosphoenolpyruvate carboxylase, yielding MTDTQREPVHFEPKDAALRDDVRELGAIVGEVIAEQCGEAVFAAVEQIRQAAITQRETGQRGDLGGLLDSLDTAAASDVIRGFSTYFQVVNIAEKVHRIRRRREWLRDTRQLRSDSLEAAMRLLAEHRPDPRAAMAFLDGLLIEPVFTAHPTEPTRRTILLKQQQVARRLVERMNPALTPQEHAVLLANIRAQVTAGWQTEEHPSTGITVGDEREQVLFFLAESLYRVIPAVYEHLEQAIAEVWGEASARPEPGIIFRFGSWVGGDMDGNPNVGPDTIRETLALHRRTALELYRAELRQVARELSQAPSRIGFAPELLERIETCQALFPEALEDVAPRHRDMPYRVWCALLRRRLAATARGAANGYANAEVFLVDLALMSRSLAQNKGEHAGLYAVKRLQRRAETFRFHLATLDLRQDSEVHRQCIAHCLRDEAWMQRPRAERTARLQQLLDEGALCPLVDDAAAEKTLEVFRAAGECLATYGERAIGPYIISMAQGADDVLSVLLLARWAGLADENGVVPLDIAPLLETVDDLERGPEIFAELLDDRVYQAHLETRRRRQMVMIGYSDSNKGSGIAAARWALHQAEERLVAVAESRNLDLTLFHGRGGTISRGGGRTHTAALAAPRGAVRGRLRVTEQGEIINAKYGLRGIAIRTLEQAASSVAEATLRDGGDAPPPLWRQVMEDISAESRSAYRALVHEDDGFYAYFRQATPIDVIERMRIGSRPPARRQMQGIRDLRAIPWVFAWTQTRAILPGWYGVGHGLEAAVARHGEAPLKEMFERWMFMRAMLDDLEMVLAKCDLGIARRYAELAESPARPYAELIEAEYRRTVDLVLRLKGTDELLANDATLNRTIRLRNPYVDPMSLLQVDLLRRWREGGREDEALFRALLLSVNGIAHGLQNTG